One genomic segment of Hymenobacter psoromatis includes these proteins:
- a CDS encoding sugar porter family MFS transporter, which produces MQRKVLFWSIVTALGGFLFGFDTAVISGAEKAIQQLWQLSAVAHGFTISIALIGTVIGAMFGAVPSDALGRRQTLRWIAVLYLVSAVGAALSPAWVPFLVFRFLGGLGVGASSVTAPLYISEISPAESRGRLVGLFQFNIVFGILAAYLSNYLLANVGDHSWRLMLGVQAVPALAFLLFLFRVPESPRWLLLHGRLAEGREVLQIINPTNVDATVAAIQASQAQAAGQSESLWSPQYRAPVLLAMAFAFFNQVSGINAIIYYAPRIFEMTGRGESAALLSSAGIGLVNFVFTLLGVNLIDRFGRRTLMWVGSVGLIATLGLVARAFYTQQFGTVPGLLFAYIAFFAFSQGAVIWVFISEIFPNAVRAKGQALGSSTHWVMATVIAFTFPWFAEHLGGGSTFAFFCAMMVLQLVFVLRFMPETKGTSLEGVEKTLVMH; this is translated from the coding sequence ATGCAGCGTAAAGTACTCTTCTGGTCCATCGTCACGGCGCTGGGCGGCTTCCTGTTCGGCTTCGACACAGCCGTGATTTCGGGGGCCGAGAAAGCCATTCAGCAGCTGTGGCAGCTGAGCGCGGTGGCGCACGGCTTCACCATTTCTATTGCCCTCATCGGCACGGTGATAGGGGCCATGTTCGGGGCCGTGCCGAGCGATGCGCTGGGCCGCCGCCAAACGCTGCGCTGGATTGCGGTGCTCTATTTGGTGTCGGCGGTAGGGGCGGCGCTGTCGCCAGCCTGGGTACCGTTTCTGGTGTTTCGCTTCCTGGGCGGGCTGGGGGTAGGGGCCTCGTCGGTCACGGCCCCGCTCTACATTTCCGAGATTTCGCCGGCCGAATCACGGGGCCGGCTGGTGGGCTTGTTCCAGTTCAACATCGTGTTCGGCATCCTGGCCGCCTACCTATCCAACTACCTACTGGCCAACGTCGGCGACCATTCGTGGCGGCTGATGCTGGGTGTGCAGGCAGTGCCGGCGCTGGCCTTTTTGCTGTTCCTGTTTCGGGTACCCGAAAGCCCACGCTGGCTGCTGCTGCACGGCCGCCTGGCTGAGGGTAGGGAGGTGCTACAAATCATCAACCCCACTAACGTGGACGCTACGGTGGCCGCCATTCAGGCCAGCCAAGCCCAAGCCGCCGGGCAAAGCGAGTCGCTCTGGAGCCCCCAGTACCGCGCGCCGGTGCTGCTGGCAATGGCCTTCGCCTTCTTCAACCAGGTGTCGGGCATCAACGCCATTATTTACTACGCACCGCGCATTTTTGAGATGACCGGGCGGGGTGAGAGCGCCGCTCTGCTATCGTCGGCGGGCATCGGGCTGGTCAATTTTGTCTTCACCTTATTGGGAGTCAATCTGATTGACCGCTTTGGGCGGCGCACGCTCATGTGGGTAGGCTCGGTGGGACTTATTGCCACGCTGGGGCTGGTGGCGCGGGCTTTTTACACCCAGCAGTTCGGCACGGTGCCGGGGCTACTATTCGCCTACATCGCCTTTTTCGCTTTCTCGCAGGGGGCGGTTATCTGGGTTTTCATCTCCGAGATTTTTCCCAACGCCGTGCGGGCCAAAGGCCAGGCGCTGGGCAGCTCCACGCACTGGGTTATGGCCACGGTCATCGCCTTCACCTTTCCTTGGTTTGCCGAGCACCTGGGCGGCGGCAGCACGTTCGCCTTCTTCTGCGCCATGATGGTCCTGCAGCTGGTTTTCGTGCTCCGCTTCATGCCTGAGACTAAAGGCACCAGTTTGGAGGGGGTAGAGAAGACCTTAGTCATGCACTAG
- a CDS encoding substrate-binding domain-containing protein, with amino-acid sequence MLPFPPILRWYGLLLLAVLGGCAPTPPAPTYRIGFSQCTTADAWRRAMLAGMQKELSFHPEVRFEMLDAHNNTDLQQRQVRELLAQHVDLLIISPNQSGPLTALTEAAYSQGIPVIILDRRTTSKLYTAYVGGDNLAVGRAAAHYAARLLRQRGQVLEITGQPGSSPATDRALGFEQALAAYPRLRLAARLAGDWQPASVLRQLPAVLRAHPAVDLIFAHNDPMARAAYQVVRQLGRGGQVRIIGVDGLPGPGNGLQLVEDGALNATLLYSPGGEEAIRTALRILRHEPYAKENILGTMVVDSTNVGTMRTQTEQLAEQRQDLWQQQQRLQAELRRYASQRTTVYLLLASLALALGLGAWAARSSRLNRRIRRELEKRNAEISAQRNQIAQLAEEARRTAAEAARASEAKLRFFTNFSHELRTPLTLILGPVEDMLTNAAYLTPGQQHDLKLVRRNAQRLLRLVNQLLDFRKIDVGKMAVRATEGNLVEFVREIMDVFEKTARQHGIALRFLPAEPVISLWFDGDILDKVFFNLLSNAFKYTPDSGQITVSMQRGPGDVVRVSVADTGRGIAEADQAHILEWFYQGSQPSANSSGLGLALAEGLTRLHEGQLTFRSQPGQGSTFEVALPLTRPATFQAVEPESFALPTPPPRPDDEPTEPAPTPPARTDATALIIEDNAEVRDFLVQKLQPHFQVSTAADGATGLRLAGEAIPDVIVCDVTLPEMDGLAVAAALKGDWRTSHIPLVLLTAQSAPEQQVAGVQAGADLYLTKPFNPAFLLESLRTLLRNRDQQREHFRRELSTTTATVPPQRVDQKFLADLTAIIEANLDQPSLSVDDVARSLGVSQMQLYRKVKALLGTGVTDYIQSLRLTKARLLLLQEGTTIAEVAYQAGFSSPSYFSTAFKAKYQVSPSDYKALHTPARG; translated from the coding sequence GTGCTTCCTTTCCCACCCATTTTGCGCTGGTATGGCTTGCTGCTGCTGGCGGTGCTGGGCGGCTGCGCCCCTACCCCCCCCGCGCCCACCTACCGCATCGGCTTTTCGCAGTGCACCACGGCCGATGCCTGGCGGCGGGCCATGCTGGCCGGGATGCAGAAGGAGCTGAGCTTCCACCCCGAGGTGCGGTTTGAGATGCTCGACGCGCACAACAACACCGACTTGCAGCAGCGGCAGGTGCGCGAGCTGCTGGCGCAGCACGTGGACCTGCTCATTATCTCGCCCAACCAGTCGGGGCCGCTCACGGCGCTTACGGAAGCGGCTTATAGCCAAGGTATTCCGGTTATTATCCTGGACCGGCGCACTACGTCTAAGCTCTACACGGCCTACGTGGGCGGCGACAACCTCGCCGTGGGCCGCGCGGCCGCGCACTACGCCGCCCGGCTACTGCGGCAGCGCGGGCAAGTGCTCGAAATCACGGGCCAGCCGGGCTCCTCACCGGCCACCGACCGCGCCCTGGGCTTTGAGCAAGCGCTGGCCGCCTACCCCCGGCTGCGGCTGGCGGCGCGGCTGGCCGGCGACTGGCAGCCCGCCTCGGTGCTGCGCCAGTTGCCGGCCGTGCTGCGCGCCCACCCCGCGGTAGACCTCATTTTTGCCCACAACGACCCGATGGCGCGGGCCGCCTACCAGGTGGTGCGGCAGCTGGGGCGCGGCGGGCAGGTGCGCATTATTGGGGTAGATGGGCTGCCGGGGCCGGGCAACGGCTTGCAACTGGTAGAAGATGGAGCGCTAAATGCGACGCTGCTCTACTCGCCAGGGGGCGAGGAGGCCATTCGCACGGCGCTACGCATTCTGCGCCACGAGCCGTATGCGAAGGAGAATATTCTGGGCACGATGGTCGTGGACTCGACCAACGTGGGCACCATGCGCACCCAAACCGAGCAGCTGGCCGAGCAGCGCCAGGACCTGTGGCAGCAGCAGCAGCGGCTGCAGGCCGAGCTGCGGCGCTATGCCAGCCAGCGCACCACTGTGTATTTGCTGCTGGCCAGCCTGGCGCTGGCCCTGGGGCTGGGGGCCTGGGCGGCGCGCTCGTCGCGGCTCAACCGTCGCATCCGGCGGGAGCTGGAGAAGCGGAACGCCGAAATCAGCGCCCAGCGCAACCAGATTGCCCAGCTGGCCGAGGAAGCCCGCCGCACGGCCGCCGAGGCCGCCCGCGCCTCGGAGGCCAAGCTGCGGTTTTTCACCAATTTCTCGCACGAGCTGCGCACGCCGCTCACCCTCATTCTGGGGCCGGTGGAGGATATGCTAACCAACGCGGCCTACCTCACGCCCGGCCAGCAGCACGACCTGAAGCTGGTGCGTCGCAACGCCCAGCGCCTGCTGCGCTTAGTGAACCAGTTGCTCGATTTCCGCAAAATTGACGTGGGTAAGATGGCCGTGCGCGCCACCGAGGGCAACCTGGTAGAGTTCGTGCGCGAAATCATGGACGTGTTTGAGAAAACCGCCCGCCAGCACGGCATTGCCCTGCGGTTTTTGCCCGCCGAGCCGGTTATCAGCCTCTGGTTTGATGGCGACATTCTGGATAAGGTGTTTTTCAACCTCTTATCTAATGCCTTTAAATATACCCCCGACAGCGGCCAGATTACGGTGAGTATGCAGCGCGGGCCGGGCGACGTGGTGCGGGTGAGCGTGGCCGACACCGGCCGCGGCATCGCCGAGGCCGACCAGGCGCACATTCTGGAGTGGTTTTACCAGGGCAGCCAGCCCTCGGCCAATAGCTCGGGGCTGGGCCTGGCGCTAGCCGAGGGCCTCACCCGGCTACACGAGGGCCAACTCACGTTCAGGAGCCAGCCGGGCCAGGGCAGTACGTTTGAGGTAGCGCTGCCGCTGACCCGGCCCGCCACTTTTCAGGCGGTGGAGCCGGAGTCGTTCGCGCTCCCTACCCCCCCGCCGCGGCCCGACGACGAGCCCACCGAGCCGGCCCCTACCCCCCCGGCCCGCACCGATGCCACGGCCCTCATCATCGAGGACAATGCCGAGGTGCGCGACTTTCTGGTGCAGAAGCTCCAGCCGCACTTCCAGGTGAGCACGGCCGCCGACGGGGCTACTGGCCTGCGCCTAGCCGGCGAGGCCATCCCCGACGTGATTGTGTGCGACGTGACCCTGCCCGAAATGGACGGGCTGGCCGTGGCCGCCGCGCTTAAGGGCGACTGGCGCACCTCGCACATTCCGCTGGTGCTGCTCACGGCCCAGAGCGCGCCCGAGCAGCAGGTGGCCGGCGTGCAGGCCGGGGCCGACCTCTACCTCACCAAACCCTTCAACCCCGCCTTTTTGCTCGAAAGCCTGCGCACGCTGCTGCGCAACCGCGACCAGCAGCGCGAGCACTTCCGGCGCGAGCTGAGCACCACCACCGCCACCGTGCCGCCGCAGCGAGTGGACCAGAAATTCCTGGCCGACCTCACGGCCATCATCGAGGCCAACCTTGACCAGCCCAGCCTGAGCGTGGACGACGTGGCCCGTAGCCTGGGCGTGTCGCAGATGCAGCTCTACCGCAAGGTGAAGGCGCTGCTCGGCACCGGCGTTACGGACTATATCCAGAGCCTGCGCCTCACCAAGGCCCGGCTGTTGCTGCTGCAAGAGGGCACCACCATCGCGGAGGTGGCCTACCAGGCGGGCTTCTCCTCGCCCTCGTATTTCTCCACGGCCTTCAAGGCCAAGTACCAGGTGTCGCCCTCCGACTACAAGGCCCTGCACACCCCAGCCCGCGGCTGA
- a CDS encoding glycoside hydrolase family 32 protein, which produces MKTWLLCALPLLASLSGRAQAPDPYRPVYHFTAPKNWINDANGLVYSGGQYNLFYQYNPQSAQPGHLSWGHATSPDLLHWTHLPVALTEYAGPNGSNIMIFSGSAVVDKDNTSGLFAAGKTDGLVAFYTGHQTLGGAVQAQHQNLASSPDGGRTWQRYPGNPVLDIGSKEFRDPKVFWYAPQQKWVMATVKADRQQVYLYESKNLKDWHFMSRWGRAGDTVKEWECPDLFELPVPGGGSKWVLLISAGNPAEEFRGQQYFLGQFDGKSFTPDQAYDEPAYLDFGKDFFAGVTFSNEPNGRRLLVGWANDWAYAPQVPTGTEWRGSFAVPRELSLRRTAAGLALAQAPIAELRRLGKEALNVKSKALPASGAGYELPFRGESYDLELTLKPEQAKTLTLNVLQSGDEQTTLRYDVARQELTLDRRQSGQVDFHPLFASTVETAKVPLLNGALKLHLLVDKSVVEVFAQDGEKTLTDLVFPRRHEGRISLSADGKTQVTSLRITDLSQPLVP; this is translated from the coding sequence ATGAAAACCTGGCTCTTGTGCGCCCTACCCCTGCTGGCCAGCCTGAGCGGCCGCGCCCAGGCCCCCGACCCGTACCGGCCGGTGTACCACTTCACGGCCCCGAAAAACTGGATTAACGACGCCAATGGCCTGGTGTACAGCGGTGGGCAGTACAATCTATTTTACCAGTACAACCCCCAGAGCGCGCAGCCGGGCCACCTGAGCTGGGGCCACGCCACCAGCCCCGACCTGCTGCACTGGACCCACCTACCGGTGGCCCTGACCGAGTACGCCGGGCCGAACGGCAGCAACATCATGATTTTTTCGGGCAGCGCGGTGGTCGATAAAGACAACACGTCGGGCCTGTTTGCGGCCGGCAAAACCGACGGGCTGGTGGCTTTTTACACTGGCCACCAGACCCTGGGCGGCGCGGTGCAGGCCCAGCACCAGAACCTGGCCAGCAGCCCGGACGGCGGCCGCACCTGGCAGCGCTACCCCGGCAACCCGGTGCTGGACATTGGCAGCAAGGAATTCCGCGACCCCAAGGTGTTCTGGTACGCGCCGCAGCAAAAGTGGGTGATGGCCACCGTGAAGGCCGACCGCCAGCAGGTGTATTTATACGAATCTAAAAATCTGAAGGACTGGCACTTTATGAGCCGCTGGGGCCGGGCCGGCGACACGGTGAAGGAGTGGGAATGCCCCGACCTGTTTGAGCTGCCCGTGCCGGGCGGGGGTAGCAAGTGGGTGCTGCTGATTTCGGCCGGCAACCCGGCCGAGGAGTTTCGGGGGCAGCAGTACTTTTTGGGGCAGTTTGATGGCAAAAGCTTCACCCCCGACCAAGCTTACGACGAGCCGGCCTACCTCGACTTTGGCAAGGATTTCTTTGCCGGCGTCACCTTTAGTAATGAGCCCAACGGCCGCCGCCTGCTCGTAGGCTGGGCCAACGACTGGGCCTACGCCCCGCAGGTGCCCACCGGCACCGAGTGGCGCGGCAGCTTCGCCGTGCCCCGCGAGCTGAGCCTGCGCCGCACGGCCGCCGGCCTGGCCCTGGCCCAAGCGCCCATCGCCGAGCTGCGCCGGCTGGGTAAGGAGGCGCTGAATGTAAAAAGCAAAGCGCTGCCGGCCAGCGGGGCTGGCTACGAGCTGCCCTTCCGCGGCGAGAGCTACGATTTAGAATTGACCTTAAAGCCGGAGCAAGCCAAAACGCTTACCCTGAACGTATTGCAGAGCGGCGACGAGCAAACCACGCTGCGCTACGACGTGGCCCGGCAGGAGTTGACGCTCGACCGGCGGCAGTCGGGCCAAGTGGATTTTCACCCGCTCTTCGCCAGCACCGTCGAAACGGCCAAGGTGCCGCTGCTCAACGGGGCGCTGAAGCTGCACCTACTGGTGGATAAGTCGGTGGTGGAAGTATTTGCCCAGGATGGCGAAAAGACGCTGACGGACCTGGTTTTTCCGCGCCGCCACGAAGGCCGAATTAGCCTGAGCGCCGATGGTAAAACGCAGGTAACAAGCCTACGAATTACGGACCTCAGCCAGCCGCTGGTACCGTAG
- a CDS encoding TIGR03364 family FAD-dependent oxidoreductase, protein MENSFDLIVVGAGALGAFHAYFALQRGLKVLLLEKDARPMEATVRNFGQVITSGMAAGEWFDYARVSLETYQKIQAECDISIRQNGSLYLASTALELQVLAEKHAQYAALGYASRLLTAAECRQRLPPVRASYCVGGLLFEQEVTAEPDLLIHKLLAYLVARWQLDYRPATPVLAVTANASGCEVADVHGQRYCAAQVLVCNGRDCQLLFPDVFAQSDLQLVKLQMLATYPLPQVRLPGSVLTGLSIRRYHAFHDCPSFAQLLAEPMDADLRQWGIHLLFKQALDGSIIVGDTHEYADLAEADNLDFNNYDHLNQLMLSEARRMLDLPDWRMQRAWNGYYAQSKSGEVFQHSPDPRIHIVTGIGGKGMTSACGFAAHHVAQLAL, encoded by the coding sequence ATGGAAAACTCGTTTGATTTGATTGTGGTGGGGGCCGGGGCGCTGGGCGCTTTCCACGCCTACTTCGCCTTGCAGCGCGGCCTGAAGGTGCTGCTGCTGGAAAAGGACGCCCGCCCGATGGAAGCCACCGTGCGCAACTTCGGTCAGGTTATTACCTCCGGCATGGCCGCGGGCGAGTGGTTCGACTACGCCCGCGTGAGCCTCGAAACCTACCAGAAAATCCAGGCCGAATGCGATATTTCCATCCGGCAAAATGGCTCGCTCTACCTGGCCTCGACCGCGCTGGAGCTGCAGGTACTGGCCGAAAAACACGCCCAGTACGCGGCCCTCGGCTACGCCTCGCGGCTGCTCACGGCGGCCGAGTGCCGGCAGCGCCTGCCCCCCGTGCGCGCCAGCTACTGCGTGGGTGGCCTGCTGTTTGAACAGGAAGTGACGGCCGAGCCCGACCTACTGATTCACAAGCTACTGGCCTACCTAGTGGCGCGGTGGCAGCTCGACTACCGCCCCGCCACGCCGGTACTGGCCGTGACGGCCAACGCCAGCGGCTGTGAGGTGGCCGACGTGCACGGCCAGCGCTACTGCGCCGCGCAGGTACTGGTCTGCAACGGCCGCGACTGCCAGCTGCTGTTCCCGGACGTGTTCGCCCAGAGCGACTTGCAGCTGGTTAAGCTTCAGATGCTGGCTACCTACCCCCTACCCCAGGTGCGGTTGCCGGGCTCGGTGCTCACCGGCCTGAGCATCCGGCGCTACCATGCCTTCCACGACTGCCCCTCGTTTGCGCAGCTCCTGGCCGAGCCGATGGACGCCGACCTGCGGCAGTGGGGCATTCACCTCCTGTTTAAGCAGGCGCTGGATGGCTCCATCATCGTGGGCGACACGCACGAGTACGCCGACCTGGCCGAGGCTGACAACCTGGATTTCAATAACTACGACCACCTCAACCAACTGATGCTGAGCGAAGCCCGCCGCATGCTGGACCTGCCCGATTGGCGCATGCAGCGCGCCTGGAATGGCTATTACGCGCAGAGCAAATCGGGCGAGGTATTTCAGCACTCGCCCGACCCGCGCATTCACATCGTCACCGGCATAGGGGGCAAGGGCATGACGAGCGCCTGCGGCTTTGCCGCCCACCATGTGGCGCAGCTGGCGCTTTAG
- a CDS encoding carbohydrate kinase family protein, giving the protein MSVVCFGEMLWDVLPSGKQPGGAPLNVAVHLDNFGLDAQLISRVGHDELGVELLAFVESKNLSTSHVQRGETHPTGVVQANVSDRNEVTYQIVQPVAWDYIQYEPALGALVAAADALVFGSLVARSAVSRETLYRLLPHARCRVFDVNLRPPHYSRDVVQYLLRQADVVKLNHHELAEIMGWFGVSPAEETALAWLAARFGLQAVCVTKGADGAALWTGGQLYQTPGRAVDVQDTIGSGDAFLAALLRGWLAGQPPAEYLAFAGAAGSLVATYQGATPAISESMVSEFISN; this is encoded by the coding sequence ATGTCCGTCGTTTGCTTTGGAGAAATGCTGTGGGATGTGCTGCCGAGCGGTAAGCAGCCCGGCGGCGCGCCCCTGAACGTAGCGGTGCACCTGGACAATTTTGGCCTTGATGCGCAGCTTATCAGCCGGGTGGGCCACGACGAGCTAGGGGTCGAGCTGCTGGCCTTCGTAGAAAGCAAAAACTTGAGCACCAGCCATGTGCAGCGCGGCGAAACCCACCCAACGGGGGTAGTGCAGGCCAACGTGAGCGACCGCAACGAGGTAACCTACCAGATAGTGCAGCCCGTGGCCTGGGATTATATTCAGTACGAGCCAGCCCTGGGCGCGCTAGTGGCAGCCGCCGATGCGCTGGTATTCGGCAGCCTAGTGGCGCGTAGCGCGGTCAGCCGCGAAACGCTCTATCGCCTGCTACCCCACGCCCGCTGCCGGGTGTTCGACGTGAACCTACGGCCGCCCCACTACTCCCGCGACGTGGTGCAGTACCTGCTGCGCCAGGCCGACGTGGTGAAGCTCAACCACCACGAGCTGGCCGAAATAATGGGCTGGTTCGGGGTCAGCCCGGCCGAAGAAACGGCCCTGGCGTGGCTGGCCGCCCGCTTTGGACTGCAAGCCGTGTGCGTAACCAAAGGGGCCGACGGGGCCGCCCTCTGGACTGGCGGGCAACTCTACCAAACCCCCGGCCGGGCGGTAGATGTGCAGGACACCATCGGCAGCGGCGATGCTTTTCTGGCGGCGCTGCTGCGCGGCTGGCTGGCCGGCCAGCCTCCGGCCGAGTACCTGGCCTTTGCCGGCGCGGCGGGTTCGCTGGTGGCTACTTACCAGGGCGCTACGCCGGCCATTTCGGAAAGCATGGTGTCAGAGTTTATAAGTAATTGA